One window from the genome of Nitrososphaerota archaeon encodes:
- a CDS encoding zinc ribbon domain-containing protein: protein RQNKDWIEKVSKNLIDIALKSIEKYNCEIAIISFEDLSKYKVNENNNNSKKVNKANNQWLRKIVKRTFEKSLWNYSMKIVVYLPIFNKNQKEIQQILINPYRTSKICSKCGNRIELITNNEIYCKYCNKHKNRHLNSAGNIVRKTILDICYFIDALPEHVVLEDLLEAKASYHRKSSIPHEYRGEKAYPSMIYEGKAFELGEWNKGLNAGCLPMGGIGSLYSNPSLEYRQPPEREAKLW, encoded by the coding sequence AGGCAAAATAAAGATTGGATAGAAAAAGTTTCAAAGAATCTTATTGATATTGCTTTAAAAAGTATTGAGAAATATAATTGTGAAATTGCAATAATTTCATTTGAAGATCTCAGTAAATATAAAGTAAATGAAAACAACAATAATAGCAAAAAAGTAAATAAAGCAAATAATCAATGGTTAAGAAAAATTGTTAAAAGAACATTTGAAAAATCTTTATGGAATTATTCAATGAAGATAGTAGTATATCTACCAATATTCAATAAAAATCAAAAAGAAATACAGCAAATATTAATAAATCCATATAGGACTTCAAAAATATGTAGCAAATGTGGAAATAGAATAGAATTAATAACAAATAATGAAATATACTGTAAATATTGTAATAAACATAAAAATAGACATTTAAATAGTGCAGGTAATATAGTAAGAAAAACAATATTAGATATTTGCTATTTTATTGATGCCCTTCCAGAACATGTCGTTCTGGAGGACTTGCTAGAAGCCAAAGCTTCCTATCATAGAAAATCCAGCATCCCCCATGAGTATAGAGGTGAGAAGGCTTATCCTTCAATGATTTATGAGGGGAAAGCCTTTGAGCTTGGAGAATGGAATAAAGGCTTAAATGCTGGTTGCCTTCCAATGGGAGGAATAGGAAGCCTATATTCTAATCCAAGCTTGGAATATAGGCAACCTCCAGAAAGAGAGGCTAAACTATGGTAG
- a CDS encoding flavin reductase family protein, producing the protein MKKSESNFLKYVDETIKTLNELGLLLVSVDLNGKPNVMTIGWGSIGIVWYKPVFIVLVRPSRHTHKLIEETGDFTVNVPKKGMGNIIDFCGSVSGREVDKFKEKNLIPLPSKKVKSPIIAQCPINYECKVIYKTIIDPKIIEKSINSEYYSSGNYHTVFFGEILAVNVNENLIK; encoded by the coding sequence ATGAAGAAAAGTGAAAGTAATTTTTTAAAATATGTTGATGAAACTATTAAAACTCTTAATGAATTAGGGTTGCTATTGGTTTCTGTCGACTTAAATGGAAAACCTAATGTTATGACAATTGGATGGGGATCGATTGGAATAGTATGGTACAAACCTGTCTTTATAGTTTTAGTTAGACCATCTAGACATACTCATAAATTAATTGAAGAAACAGGAGATTTTACTGTAAATGTTCCTAAAAAAGGTATGGGGAATATAATTGATTTTTGTGGTTCAGTATCAGGTAGAGAAGTTGATAAATTTAAAGAAAAGAATTTAATTCCATTACCAAGTAAAAAAGTTAAATCTCCAATAATAGCTCAATGTCCAATAAATTATGAATGTAAAGTCATTTATAAAACCATTATTGACCCGAAAATAATTGAAAAAAGCATTAATTCAGAATATTATTCAAGTGGAAATTATCATACAGTATTCTTTGGAGAAATATTAGCAGTAAATGTAAATGAGAATTTAATTAAATAA